The sequence GTATAGCGTTCGAGATACTGTACCAATAAAGGGCGAGGTCCGACAATACTCATATCACCCCTGATAACATTCCACAGTTGTGGAAGTTCGTCTAAACTGCTTTCCCGTAAAAACTCACCAAAAGCAGTCAGACGCAATTCGTCATCCAATAAATTACCCTCAGCATCCCGCTCGTCTGTCATGGTACGAAACTTATAGAATCGAAAAATCTTTCCATCCTTACCGGGACGAGGCTGACTAAAAATCAACGGACTGCCCATACGAAAATAAATTGCTATCGCCACTATAAATATGATTGGGGATAGCATAATTAGAGCGATGCTTGCGAAAAATCTGTCTAAAACGGATTTGATGACGCGACTGCTTTTACCACGCTCAGCCTGTAACCCTTGAGCAATCATTGATAAATCCCTTTACTTCAAAGTTCATTCAAAAATTTTTGCCGCAATCAGCAGCAATTAACTATTAGACCTCTACAAGAACTAAATCGAGATGAAAGCATATAACCTCACTCGAATAAGCTACTTGGCATTATTAATCGAACACACTAAAAATTTAGGAAAGCACATTTCTATAAGCTTTCCGCACTCGGGAAGGTCTTTTCTACCTTTGTATTGCAGTTAAATATGAATAATTACCCTATTAGAATTAAGAATCAAATCTTTAATCCATAATAAACATAACTAAGATAAGTTATTTTTTGTTGCCAATTTGGCAGTAATTAATTGATAACCGATCTAAAATTACCCGCCACACCTCAAAATTAATAAACTCCTAATTCTTTGTAATATTGTGTGAGTCTCTCAAAAACGAATTCCTCGTTATATTCAGCTTCAACACGTTCGCGGCTTGCTTTGCCTTGCTTTTGTCGCAGTTGGGGATCGGAAAGTAGCATTCTCAAAGCTTTTGCTAACCTGGTGCTATTCTGAGATGGCACAATAAATCCATTTTTTTCATTTACTACTGCTTCTCGACAACCGCGAACATCTGTAGCAACTATTGGTAAATTCATTGCCATGGCTTCGACAATAGAACGAGGTAATCCTTCGTGAGAGAAAGTAGGTAAGGTAAAAATATCTAAAAGACCTAAAAGTTCTGGGATATCTTGGCGTTCTCCTGTAAGGGTGACGTGTTTCTCAAGTCCAAGAGCTTTGATTCTTTGATTGAGTTCGATTTGAAAGGGTTCTGGGTCGGTGGTAAGTTGAGAACCAATCACCACAACGTGTAAATTAGGAAATTCAGAAATTAACTCTCCTGCGGCTTCAATTAGATATCCGCTTCCCTTTTTACGAGTTAAACGTCCAATTGTACCAATGACTAAACTGGCATCGGGTATACCTAATGATTGACGTAATTGTGATTGTGACTCTGGATTTAATCGCGAAGGGTTGAAGCGTTCGATATCGACACCGTTACCCAAGTAGGCTATTTTCTCAGGCTGACAAAGACCTATTTTTCTGGCAGTGGTAATGTCTTCGTGATTTTGAGTCAGGATTAAATCTGTGATAGTAGCAGCATATTTTTCTATATTTGAGTAGAAAAAATATTGGCTTGGAGATGATAAATCGTGAAATGGAAAACCATGGGCAGTGTACACAATTGCTTTTACTCCTGCTAATTTAGCTGCAATCCTTCCTAATACAGCAGCGATAGGAGTATGAACGTGAACTAGATCGTAGTTATTTTCTCTGATAATTTTTGTTAAACCCGAAATACTTTTAAAATTTAGGATTGGAGAAATTTTCCGATCGATTTGAACCGGATGCACTGTATATCCTTTTTCTTGCAATCTTTGAGCATCTTCATCCCAGGAGCAAGCTATGCCGACTTCAAACCCTTGGGATAACAAGTAATTTATCTGGGGTAGCAAAAGGATTTCAGCGGTGGTTCCAATTGCACAAATATGTAAAATTTTCATTTTATTTTCCGATTAATGTTTTGTTGCACAAATATATAAATCTTTTAGCCATTCCCATTCGAGGACTAATCCTTCTCTAAGGGAAACACAAGGTTGATACGAGAGGATGCGTTTAGCTTTCGATACATCTGCGGCTGTATGACGCGCATCGCCCATTGCTCTTTCGATATAGTTTCTCTTGATGGGTTTACCAACAATTTCTTCCATTATTTCGAGTACTTCTTTTAAAACGACTCTGCTACCACCACCAATATTAAAGACTTCTCCAACAGCATTTTCTGCGGTTGCAGCCGCTAAATTAGCAGCTACCGCATCACTAACAAAAGTAAAATCTCGGGTTTGCAATCCATCACCATAGATGGGAATTGCTTTGTCTTCTAATACAGCTTTGTAAAATTTATGAAACGCCATATCTGGACGTTGGCGAGGACCGTAAACTGTAAAATAACGTAGTGCTACAAATGGTACCCCAAAGTTTTTGGAATACAGTCCACATAACCTTTCAGCAGCTAATTTAGTAATGCCATAAGGTGAAACTGGTTGGGGACAAATTTGTTCGCTGGTAGGTAATGTTTCGGCATCGCCATATACGCTTGAAGTCGATGCATATACAAACCTTTTAAGCTCTTTAGCGTCTTTTGCAGCTTCAAGTATTACTTGAGTCGAACTAATATTGCGTTCGGTATAAGCGCGGAAACCTTCTCCCCAACTTGCTCTGACTCCTGCTTGTGCTGCTTGATGATAAACAACGTCAACATCTTTTAATAACAATTTCCAGTCTAAAAACTGAATATTTCCTTCAATTAATTTAAATTTGGAAAATTTTTGTAAATGTGCAACATTCTGACGCTTTAATATCGGGTCATAGTAATCATTAAATTCATCGACACCGATGACATTTTCTCCTCTCTTTAATAAAGCTTCGGCTAAATGAGAACCAATAAATCCTGCGGCTCCCGTGACAATATTTTTAGTCATTTTATACACCCTGTTTTGTAAAATTTCGTCCTAGCAAAAAATACTTTTAATCAAAGTATGATGATGAATTTGTTAACTGAGAAAAGATTTCAAAACAATAAATTTTGAAAATCCGGTGAAACCGCAAGTAATTTCTCGATTCCTTAATAATGTTTCTCTAACCATGCTTGAAACATTAGTACATCCCATAAATGGTATTCCCAATCTCGCTTACCTGACAGATGCTCTTCCCACTTTTGTCGAATTTGCTGGGGGTTAAAAAAGCCTTCTTGACGCAATCGCGTCTCATCTAGTAATTCTTCTGCCCAGTCGCGCAAGGAACCGCGCAACCATTTGTCTATTGGCACGCCGAAGCCCATTTTTGGACGGTCTATCAACTGTTGCGGTACATATTTATACAGAACTTGGCGCAGCAGCCATTTACCCTCTCCCTCGCGGATTTTCATTGACATGGGAATCCGCCAAGCAAATTCGATCGCACGGTGGTCTAAAAAGGGTATACGACCTTCTAAACTTACACCCATACTGGCACGGTCAACTTTGACAAGGATATCTTCTGGTAGATAAGTCAACATATCTAAGAACATCATCCTTTGCGTAAAATCGGGTAAGTCTGCCCATGATTGGCGATCGCTTAAAACTGTATTCGGTTCTGAACTGCCAATGACAACTGTTTCTGGCTGTTTCCAACGCGAAACAAGACCAGTATACATAGTATCTGGATCGGGAGCAGCTAAAATCTCCGCTAATTTATGTAATTTATACCCTGCGAAGGGCTGTTGAAATTTTGTTGGCAAAAAAGGATTGATAGAAGCAAAAGCCCGATTCCAATTTTCTGATGAGACACCAGTTAAACCATTAGCCAATAAATGGCGCATGTTTTGAGGAATCCAGCCTAATTTTTGCCAAATACGGTTACTCCATAAATAGCGAGTGTATCCACCAAATAATTCATCACCAGCATCCCCCGAAAGACTCACTGTTACATGATTTCTAGCCAGTTGGGATACCAGATAAGTAGGAATTTGGGAAGCATCGGAGAAAGGCTCATCATATAGATCGGGCAGTTTTGGGATTACAGCCCGTGTTTGTTCTGCTGTGACGTATAGTTCTGTATGGTCGCAACCTAAATGTTGCGCTACAGCTTTGGCGTGCTGGGCTTCATTATACTCTTCTTCATAAAAGCCGATGCTGAAGGTTTTGACTTTTTGACTGCTTTGAGCCTGCATTAAAGCCACAATCGTAGAGGAATCAATTCCTCCAGAAAGAAAAGCACCTAAAGGTACATCAGCAATCATTCGCATTGCCACGGCATCTTTTAACAATGCCTCAAGTTGATCTACAGCTTCCGTTTCAGAACCGGTAAAAGGATTAGACACGCCTGCTTCTGCTGCTTCTTTTAAAGACCAGTAAGCTATTGGTTCGGAAGTAATAGTATTGCCATCAACGCAAAGCAAGGTTGCAGGTGGTAACTTATAAATACCTTTGTAAATTGAGAATGGTTGAGGAATATAAGAATAGCGGAGAAACAATGCTAAAGCATCGCGGTTAATTTCCGGTTGAAAATCGGGATGAGCTTTGAGGGCTTTTAATTCTGAGCCAAATAGGAAAGTGCGACCTACCCAGCCATAATACAGTGGCTTTTCACCCAGGCGATCGCGTCCTAAATACAAAACTCGTTTGGATCTATCCCAGAGTGCAAACGCAAACATGCCATTAAAGCGTTTAGTTGCTTCTTGCATACCCCATTGGCAGAAGCCCGCTAGCATCACCTCAGTGTCAGAATGACCTCGAAACTGCTGTCCTAATGATTCTAGTTGTTGCCTTAACTCTAAAAAGTTATAAATTTCGCCATTAAATACGATTACATAGCGACCATCGGCGGAAATCATCGGCTGATGTCCTTGCGGTGAAAGGTCTACTATCGCCAATCGCCGATGTCCCAAGGCTATTCCTGTTTCTGTATCTACCCAGCTTCCCTTATCATCGGGACCGCGATAAATTAGTGAATTGGACATTTGCTCGACAACTATTGCCAGCTTATCGTTACTTATTTGCCTTGAAGTATCCCAAAAACCAGTAATTCCACACATATTGATTAATTCTAATGAAAATTTATACTAATCAGGACTTTTCGATAATTGTCTATCTGAAGAAAGATTTATACACTCTCAGACAAAGCTGCATACTGTGAAGTTGCTCGTTCAAAAGAAAAGTACATTGCCCTCTGAGTTGAGAATTCTTTGCTTATAGGAGATTCAAGTACTCTCAACATCGCTGACGACAAAGCCATCACATCACTCATCGGAACTAATTCTCCATATTTTCCCTCTGCTAAGATTTCTTTTGGTCCGCTAGGGCAGTCTGTGGAAATCACCGGACAACCACAAGCCATAGCTTCTATCAATACAGTAGGCAACCCTTCCCAAAGAGAAGAAAGAATGAATGCACTAGCCCGACTCATGTAGGCATAAGGATTTTTCACAAATCCAGGCATCGATACATCATTTGCAATGCCTAAATTATTCGTGATTGTTTCAAGTTCCGGTCTTAATTCTCCCTCTCCTAAAATTATCAAACGAACTGCAACTTTTTGTCTTAAGTTTGCAAAAGCTTTAATTAAAGTAGCAAAATCCTTTTTTAGTGTTAAGCGTCCTACTGCTATAAATACAGGAGGAGAGTTTGGTTGCAACCAAGGATGATCTAAAGGGGCTTTTGCTTTATCAATCAGTTCGCGATTAACTACCGGATTATAAATTGTTTGAACAATACCTTTTTTTAAACCCAGTTCAGTTTCTAAATCTCGCGATACTGCTTCACTAACTCCCACAATTTTGTCAGCACGGGGATAAAGCAATTTCATTAACGGTGGTACGAATCTAGCCCGAAAGACTTCCGACTCTGAAACTGACAAAGTGTCATGTTCAACTAATATTATTTTAGTATCTGTAAGTGCTAATAGCTTTGCTAATGCTGCTATTACGTTGGCATGACATAAATGTGAAATCAGCACATTGGGCTTATTTTCTCTTAAATATCTAGATAAAGGCAAAATCGCCTTAATAACCCTTTGACAATCCAAATTCACTATCCGTACCTGGGGAGGTATTTGGTTCATGTATGCCCCAGTCGCACTAGCTAAAACCAAATCTAAAGATACATCTTTTGATAACATTCCTTTGAGTAGATTCACTACTACTCTTTCGGCACCACCACCAACCATGCTGGGAATAAAAAAAGCAATATGTCTCATAAATTAGCCATTTCAAATTATCATTTTGTTTAAGAAATAATCTTAGGATTTACGCAACCGGCATATTTTTCTCGTAGTCACGCACCAACCAGACATTGTGACAATTGCGTAAGTCCTGAATCTTTTAACTTTTAAATCAAAAAGTGTTGAACTTAAGCCAAACTGGCGTACAACTTTTCGTACTCGGACACTACGGAATCTAAAGAAAATAATTTCTGGATTCTTGCTCTTGCAGCCTTTCCTAGTGCTTCTCTATCAGAGGTTTCCATATTAATTAACTCTCGCCAAGCTTGAGCCAAAGCTTCAGGATTTTGGGGTGATATAACTCTTCCCGTATCTCCCACAATAAGAGCAGAATCACCAACATCCGTGACTACACAAGGTACACCGCAGGACATCGCTTCACCGACAACTAAAGGAAATGCTTCGCCATAGGCAGATGGCAAAGTAAAAATATCGAACGCAGCAGCCAATTGAGGTATATCGCGTCGCTCACCTAATAATTTTGTTTTTTTGACTAACTGTAAATCTTTAATTAAGCCAACTAAATTTTTATTGTCCTTGTCTACTTCCGTTCCGGCTAAAATAAAATATATATTTTCATTGTCGTATTTTTGGGATATCAAAGCTGCAGCTTGCAAAAAATTGTTGTGGTCTTTCATGGGATGATATCGTCCCATCATGCCAATTAAAATGCTGTCTTCAGGTAAAGATAGTTCAAATCGAATCTTGGATCTAGCTGCGGATGAAGGTGCAAAAATAGAAGTATCAAAACCGTTAGGAATTACGCAATTATGTTTGCTGTGATAACCTAACTTTTCATGCTTATGACGACTTGTTTGAGAAACAAATATATTACTTGCACTAAAGGGAGAAACATATGCTCCTGACTTAATTAATAATGCAGTTAATTTTTTTTCTAAACTTAATGAAGTCGGAGAGTAGTGAATGCTCCATAAAACGGGGACTTGAGATAAAAGAGATAATTTTGCCCACAGCGCTGCTATATTGCCATGATACATCCAGCCCTGAATTAAATCGGGCTTTATTTGACGAATTATTTTGATTAGTCTCCAAATATTAGCCGGTGTGGGTATTCCTTGTTCCATGTTTAAAGTGTAAATTGGAATACCGTTAGCTTCTATTCTATTCCCTAACGTTCCTTTATCAAGAAGAGAAATTACTGTAGGGCTAAAACATTCTCGATTAATTTTTGATAGTAACTGGTAAAGCATCATTTCTGCGCCACCAGTATCGAGTCCAGTAGTACAATAAACTATTTTCATCATCTGTTTTCCATAAAAACTGATTTATCAAATTGACTTTGCATTGTCATTGCAGCCATCAATGAAAATGTTGTCAACATGTATCTTTCATCTAAAACGTTATGACTAAAGATTCCCCATAGTAGAATAAAGCCAGCAAAAATAAAGCTAATATCTTTAACTTTTCCATAAGCTCCTTTAATAGTTGCATAAACTAACAGAGGCATGATTAATATTCCCAAAAAACCATGATCTATGATTAAATTAAGATATATATTATGCGTAGAAAGCCCTGCCGACCAACTGTGAGTTGTTCCTATACCATTGCCAATAATCGGGCTTTTAAGAAATCTATACCAGCCAACTTCAACAATATCTAAACGTGATGTGTCGTCATCAGCATCGCGAGAGGAAGGGTCTTGGAACCATACTAATCTTCCAGCAATATTATCATTTAATATATTCATTTCTTCTAAGGTAGTTATTAACAATGCACTGCCGAGAAATATCTGTAAAGCTCCTATAAATCCAATACCAAAAAAAACTTTTTTGAGTGAAATTATTTTTTTATAACTGAAAAATATAACCATCAATATCCAACTTAAAATAGCTCCTCTTGAGAATGTCATGAAAGCTCCGATACCGACGATAAATATAAATGGTAAACGCAATTTTCGGGGAATAATACTGACGCAAAAAATCATACTACAAATAAGCGAGCCACCAGCAATATTAGGATTGAGATAAAATCCTGCCGGTCTACCAGTTGTGTTAACTCCTCCAAAAAAATCTGGGTTGGTTAATTCTATAAAATTATTTACTGTAGTTACAATCGCTATCACTGCTATCGCCCATATAGCAACTTTTTGCACCATAGAGTGTTCTGAAAAAATCAAGTGCATTGTTACCAGATAAATTACCGAAAGTATTCTAGTATCTAGTTCTTGAATAGCTATTTCTGACCAATTAGTAAAATGAGTTAAGTAAATTACTGAGATACTTATATAAAAAAAACACCAAATTATTAATGGTTTTGATAAATATTTAAAACTATGCGAAATGTAACTGACAAATATTGGAGCCGAGAGCAGAAAAAAAATTCTCAGCGTTGTTAGAGGAGTAGGAAAAGAACCGCTTTCATACAAATATATATCTAAATGGCTATAAAATAGAAAGATAGCAAATATAGCTAAAAAGCATTTATAAACAACAATTAAATTTATTTTTAAACCCATCTCTATATTTTTATATATACTTTATATGATTATAAATACTTATTTATAAAACCTTACTATATGCGAGCTTATCTATTAGTTCTTCCCACTTTTGTGCAACAGATTCCAAGTTAAAACGCTGTACTATTTTGGGAGCATTAGAAGCTAGTCTTTGACGCTCTTTTTCGTCAGACATGAGATTTTCCATTGCTACGGTTAAAGCAGGTAAATCCTCATTTGGTACTAAAATGCCATCCCTGCCATGACTGATAATTTCTCGTGGTCCCGTAGGACAATCAAAAGAAATGACTGCTAGTCCGCAAGCCATCGCTTCGCACAGCGCATTCGGAAAACCTTCAAAGCGTGAAGACATTACAAATAAGTCTGCTCGCTGGAGATATTCGTGGGGATTCTTAACTCGTCCTGGTAAATCAATTCGTTCTGTTAGCTCTAATTGCTCGCGCAAAAGTTCTAGCTGTGGGCGTAATGAACCTTCTCCCAAAATTACTAATTTCCACTGAGGATATTTATCTTCTAGTTTGGCAAAGGCTTGTAATAGCAAATCAAAGCCTTTCTGTTCTTCAAGTCTTCCCATTGCGATGAGTAATTTATCCGCTTTTTCACAGGTTGTTTGCAGATTTTTTCCCCTCGCTATAGATGGTAAAACAACCGGATTAGGAATAATCAAGATACGTTTTTGTAATTGAAGCTGAAAATAATTTTGTATCCTTTGAGTTTGCACAATAATAGCGTCTGCTGATGGATATGTCCACTTTCGCAGTTTTGTCCAAATTCCTTCTGTACAAGACTTTATGGGATTATTTCGTTCTGAAATCAAGACCGGGATATTTAAACCTTTTGTTGCAAGTAATGTGAGTACATTAACTGTATCCATAAAACTAATGACGACATCAGGCTGACTTTGGTTTATTGCCGAACGCAATATACGAATACTATTCAAATTATTCCAAAGACCGAATATCTTATTCGGAGATTCTTTTGCAATTCCTAGAGCAACTTGGTTAATACGACTGTCTAATTTATAAAACGGTATATCTTGGTTGCTAACTAAAGTTAATAAAGTAATTTTCCAACCTTTCTCTGCCCAATAATTAGCCAATATAGATATTACTCTTTCTGCACCGCCAGAGGAAAGAGAATATATAATTAAAGTTAGTTTAATTTTGTCTCTGATTGTGGTTGTTTTTTTCTGTTTTATTAACATCTGTTTTTTATATAATTCTTTTGATTATTTGTAATCAATCTATTAAATTTTGAGTTTTTAGTTTCAAATTCAATTTATTTCTACCCACGCAGTATAAATAAATAAAAGAACCTAAATATACGCAACTTGTTGACAAGGCAATTCCTTTGACTCCAAACCAGTGCATAAAATATTTATTACCTATAATATTAACAATTAAATTTAAAGCAGACCCCCACACCAGTACTTGATTAATACGCATTGCGGAAATCAAACGCACAACTAAAATACTTGCAATATAAAAAGGAATTTGAAAAGCATAAAAAACTTGAATATTAGCCACCAAATTGGTATCGCTACTAGTGAACGAACCCCGTTGAAAAAGTATTCTCACTATTGGCTCAGAAAATACCATAAAAATTACTGTCAGCGGTACTGTAACTAAAAATATTAGGCGAAGATAATTATTAAACGTATGGCGGACATCATTCCAGTTTTGAGTCGCAATCATTTTGGAAAAATAAGGAATCACCGCAGTGCTTAAAGCTGTAGTGGTTAAAGTAATTGGCAAAGCAATAACTCTATTGCCGTAACTCAGTGCTGCCACGCTTCCGGGTGATAACATCGCTGCCATTGATTGATCTACTATATTGGTGCTGCACATCAAAAGAGATCCAGCTACTATTGGTAGATACTGTTGGGCGACTTGACGCAAATGAGGATCTAAGCCATACCATTTGGGAAATAGAACTATTCCTTGCTTTTTTAAACCTATTCCCAGAATGATAATTTCTATTACTGCACCTAAGATTAAACTAATAGCTAAAGTGAAGCTACCCCAAGACCATACTCCTACAAGCAATATAATGGTAATTAGGGGAGCCAGTATTGGTGTAAAAGCCGCCAAAGCGAAACGCTCCCCTGCATTCAACACAGCACCCCAAATAAAAACAATTCCTTCCAAAATTACCACGGGGGCTAGTGTATGCAGTAAACTATATGTTAAATTTAGTTTCTGACTATCAAACCCTCTGGCAATCTGAGGCAAATACAAAGGAGCTGCTAGTACCATTAGTACCGTTGTAATTATCAGCAGTACTACTCCCCAAATCATTACCCCCGACAGCAACCTTTGAGATGCTTTTTTCCCTTCAGACTCTCTTACTTCGATGTATTTCGGTATTAGGGCAGAACTAAAAGAGCCAGCAATAACATTGATAATAAAACTTGGAACCACAAAAGCAATTAAAAAAGCATCTAATTCATCTTTAGTACCAAATTTCCAAGCAACTACCAATTCTTTTGCGACTGCTACAACTTTGACCATTAATGTTAACGATGCAATGGTCATAGCCGCACCGAAAATTTTGCGATTGGTAGAACCGCTTGTTAGTTTTTTCCAAAATGTAACTAGGTTGTGCAATCGCAAAATTTTCATTTGTTATATTAGTTTCCTACCTGTTTAACGTGGTATAAAGTTGTTGCTGCCTGTATATTCACCTCCTCCTGCATTTGCATCAATAACAACACTGCTTAATAAGGAGTTATACCCTGTAGAATTTTCCCAAACATCCACATTTGCCAACCTAATAGAATATTCCGGGCGATTATAAAGTCTTGATTTAGGGTCGGGTAAATTCAGGAATATGTCATATTCACCTGATGGTATATTTGCTGGTAAACCACCTTCAATATTTACAGTTGTAGTGTTGCCAGCTAACCATCTGCGAGGATCTTCATTTACCCGTAAATAATACTCTTGGCTTGTTTGTTTATTCCGTAAAACTATTTCTACGAATCTGCGATTATAAGGACTAGCCCAGCCGACATTCTGTATATTTAGTTTAGCAAAGAACCTACCACCTGGCTTTGCAGTATTGGTAATCTCTGAATTTATAAGGTTAAATCGATAGCCTAAACGACGCTCGATTTCTCCGTAACATCCTTGATTTCTCCAAGTATCTAATACTCCTCGTTCAAATCGAGAATTTAAAGCACTCCAACGCATTCGCGATAATTCATTCAAAGCATTGTTGCAGCCAATATATGGTTGTGCGCGACTATCAGAATTACAGGTTTCTCCTCCCTGCACCACGTATAAGTTATCCTGGCTAAGATAGTTCTTCTGCTGTTCAATATCGTCATCAAGTAGGTAAGTTCCTCCATCATCTCTACTAGCCAAGAAACAGTCATTTATTGCACCCGTTCTAGCTCGGTTACTACTGTTAAATGCTTCAAAAGAATTTAAAGGACTTGCATTATCGTAAATTCTTTTTTTATAGTATGGATAACGTAAAGCTACCATCCTGTCAGAAGGAATTACAGACAAGAATTTAAATAAAATATCTTGCATATCTGTAGTATTCAGCAGGTCGTTTGTCGAGCGATTCCACTCTCCCCAAGCACCAATAAAGCCTGCGTGAACGTAAGCAATCACATCATAGTTGTTTTGCAATACCGGCCTTAATTGTTCCATATGAGAGATAATTCTGTCTTTAGAAGCGTCTGGTTCTCCTTGTTCCCAGTTATATGCAAATCTAATAATTAGTTTTACTCCTGCTTCTCTAGCTCTTTGGAAGTCATTTGATACCAAATTTA comes from Rivularia sp. PCC 7116 and encodes:
- the murJ gene encoding murein biosynthesis integral membrane protein MurJ; its protein translation is MKILRLHNLVTFWKKLTSGSTNRKIFGAAMTIASLTLMVKVVAVAKELVVAWKFGTKDELDAFLIAFVVPSFIINVIAGSFSSALIPKYIEVRESEGKKASQRLLSGVMIWGVVLLIITTVLMVLAAPLYLPQIARGFDSQKLNLTYSLLHTLAPVVILEGIVFIWGAVLNAGERFALAAFTPILAPLITIILLVGVWSWGSFTLAISLILGAVIEIIILGIGLKKQGIVLFPKWYGLDPHLRQVAQQYLPIVAGSLLMCSTNIVDQSMAAMLSPGSVAALSYGNRVIALPITLTTTALSTAVIPYFSKMIATQNWNDVRHTFNNYLRLIFLVTVPLTVIFMVFSEPIVRILFQRGSFTSSDTNLVANIQVFYAFQIPFYIASILVVRLISAMRINQVLVWGSALNLIVNIIGNKYFMHWFGVKGIALSTSCVYLGSFIYLYCVGRNKLNLKLKTQNLID
- a CDS encoding DUF4832 domain-containing protein, whose translation is MKKSLKKCVSSLSLIVITGLSYGCRIMPLNASTVNTSYSESFENFPNPERGFYISDGPDASSPISLGKLQEVRSQNMSLIRRIYLLSNYRDSPLSESFLNLVSNDFQRAREAGVKLIIRFAYNWEQGEPDASKDRIISHMEQLRPVLQNNYDVIAYVHAGFIGAWGEWNRSTNDLLNTTDMQDILFKFLSVIPSDRMVALRYPYYKKRIYDNASPLNSFEAFNSSNRARTGAINDCFLASRDDGGTYLLDDDIEQQKNYLSQDNLYVVQGGETCNSDSRAQPYIGCNNALNELSRMRWSALNSRFERGVLDTWRNQGCYGEIERRLGYRFNLINSEITNTAKPGGRFFAKLNIQNVGWASPYNRRFVEIVLRNKQTSQEYYLRVNEDPRRWLAGNTTTVNIEGGLPANIPSGEYDIFLNLPDPKSRLYNRPEYSIRLANVDVWENSTGYNSLLSSVVIDANAGGGEYTGSNNFIPR